The following are from one region of the Variovorax sp. V213 genome:
- a CDS encoding O-succinylhomoserine sulfhydrylase produces the protein MTDERTLPPGLHRDTLALRTGLAPSQHGEHSEALFLTSGFVQPDAETSARRFAGTEAGFTYSRTSNPTVTSFEQRLAAMEGTEAAIGASTGMGAILMMCMGLLKAGDHVICSRSVFGSTLNLFGKEFAKFGVETTFVSQTDVSEWRAAIKPNTKLLFAETPTNPLTEVCDIRALADLAHGAGALLAVDNCFCTPALQRPTEMGADLIIHSGTKYLDGQGRVMAGAICGPSKLIVDVFGPVVRTAGMALSPFNAWVVLKGLETLGIRMQAQCANALAVAQWLETQPGVARVYYPGLASHAQHDLAMRQQSGQGGAVVSFDVVGNDPETARANAFHVINSTRVVSIATNLGDTKTIITHPGTTSHGRLTEVQRQAAGISQGLIRVAVGLEYIDDIKADLLRGLGTLKS, from the coding sequence TTGACCGACGAACGCACCCTGCCGCCCGGACTGCATCGCGACACGCTTGCGCTGCGCACCGGCCTGGCGCCGAGCCAGCACGGCGAGCACTCCGAAGCGCTGTTCCTGACCAGCGGCTTCGTGCAGCCCGACGCCGAAACCTCGGCGCGCCGCTTTGCCGGCACCGAAGCGGGCTTTACCTACTCGCGCACTTCCAACCCCACGGTCACCAGCTTCGAGCAGCGCCTTGCGGCAATGGAAGGCACCGAGGCCGCCATCGGCGCTTCCACCGGCATGGGCGCGATCCTCATGATGTGCATGGGCCTGCTGAAGGCGGGGGACCACGTGATCTGCTCGCGCTCGGTGTTCGGTTCCACGCTGAACCTGTTCGGCAAGGAGTTCGCCAAGTTCGGCGTCGAAACCACCTTCGTCTCCCAGACCGACGTGAGCGAGTGGCGTGCGGCCATCAAGCCCAACACGAAGCTGCTGTTTGCCGAAACGCCGACCAATCCGCTGACCGAGGTGTGCGACATCCGTGCACTGGCCGACCTGGCGCATGGCGCCGGTGCGCTGCTCGCGGTCGACAACTGCTTCTGCACGCCCGCGCTGCAGCGCCCGACCGAGATGGGCGCCGACCTCATCATTCATTCCGGCACCAAGTATCTCGACGGCCAGGGCCGCGTGATGGCCGGCGCGATCTGCGGTCCGTCGAAGCTCATCGTCGACGTGTTCGGCCCGGTGGTGCGTACCGCCGGCATGGCGCTGTCGCCGTTCAACGCGTGGGTCGTGCTCAAGGGCCTGGAAACGCTGGGCATCCGCATGCAGGCGCAGTGCGCCAATGCGCTGGCCGTGGCCCAGTGGCTCGAAACGCAGCCCGGCGTTGCGCGCGTCTACTACCCAGGCCTTGCCTCGCACGCGCAGCACGATCTGGCCATGCGCCAGCAGTCGGGGCAGGGCGGGGCGGTGGTGTCGTTCGACGTGGTCGGCAACGATCCCGAGACGGCGCGCGCCAATGCCTTCCACGTGATCAACAGCACGCGCGTGGTGAGCATTGCTACCAACCTGGGCGACACCAAGACCATCATCACGCATCCCGGCACCACGTCGCACGGCCGCCTGACCGAAGTGCAGCGCCAGGCCGCCGGCATCAGCCAGGGGCTCATTCGCGTCGCGGTCGGCCTCGAGTACATCGACGACATCAAGGCCGACTTGCTTCGCGGCCTTGGCACCCTGAAATCCTGA
- the gltX gene encoding glutamate--tRNA ligase, which yields MTGKVRTRIAPSPTGFLHLGTARTALYSWAYARHHGGEFVLRIEDTDVARSTQDSTDQILASMHWLGLDYDEGPIYQMQRLPRYREVIAQMLAAGTAYHCYCTPAELDEMREAQRARGEKTLYDRRWRPEPGKVLPPVPEGVPPVVRFCNPPEGDVTWNDLVKGEITINNREIDDLIILRPDGVPTYNFAVVVDDWDMAITHVFRGDEHINNTPWQINIFRALGAPLPAFGHVPVILGDDGQKLSKRRGAVSVTAYEENGYLPEAMLNYLARLGWSHGDDELFTREQMVSWFDGSHLSKSPAQWDAAKLSWVNAQYIKAKADDELAPLVAAQLQKRGLTADERLPAICALFKDRCETTVALADWAAAFYADVTVSEADRAQHITDAVKPVIATLAEKLASVNWEKTSIAAGIKEVLAAHSVKMPVLAMPVRVLVMGTAQTPSLDSVLAIFSREKVIERLKRA from the coding sequence ATGACCGGCAAAGTTCGCACCCGCATCGCTCCGTCTCCCACCGGCTTTCTTCACCTGGGCACGGCCCGCACCGCGCTCTACTCGTGGGCCTACGCGCGCCACCATGGCGGAGAGTTCGTGCTGCGCATCGAGGACACCGACGTGGCCCGCTCCACGCAAGACTCGACCGACCAGATCCTTGCGTCGATGCACTGGCTCGGCCTCGACTACGACGAAGGCCCGATCTACCAGATGCAGCGCCTCCCGCGCTACCGCGAAGTCATTGCGCAAATGCTCGCGGCCGGCACGGCCTATCACTGCTACTGCACGCCGGCCGAGCTCGACGAAATGCGCGAAGCCCAGCGCGCCCGCGGCGAAAAGACCTTGTACGACCGCCGCTGGCGCCCCGAGCCCGGCAAGGTGCTGCCGCCCGTGCCCGAAGGCGTGCCGCCCGTGGTGCGCTTCTGCAACCCGCCCGAAGGCGACGTGACGTGGAACGACCTCGTCAAGGGCGAGATCACCATCAACAACCGCGAGATCGACGACCTCATCATCCTGCGGCCCGACGGTGTGCCCACCTACAACTTCGCGGTGGTGGTCGACGACTGGGACATGGCCATCACGCACGTGTTCCGCGGCGACGAGCACATCAACAACACGCCGTGGCAGATCAACATCTTCCGCGCGCTGGGTGCGCCGCTGCCTGCGTTCGGCCATGTGCCGGTGATCCTGGGCGACGACGGGCAGAAGCTCTCCAAGCGCCGCGGCGCCGTGAGCGTCACCGCCTATGAAGAGAACGGCTACCTGCCGGAAGCCATGCTCAACTATCTGGCGCGCCTTGGCTGGAGCCATGGCGACGACGAGCTCTTCACGCGCGAGCAGATGGTGAGCTGGTTCGACGGTTCGCACCTGTCGAAGAGTCCCGCCCAGTGGGACGCCGCCAAGCTGTCGTGGGTCAATGCGCAATACATCAAGGCCAAGGCCGACGATGAACTCGCGCCGCTGGTCGCAGCGCAGCTGCAGAAGCGCGGCCTCACCGCCGACGAACGACTGCCCGCGATCTGCGCACTCTTCAAGGACCGCTGTGAGACCACGGTCGCATTGGCCGACTGGGCTGCGGCGTTCTATGCCGACGTGACCGTGAGCGAAGCCGATCGCGCGCAGCACATCACCGACGCGGTGAAGCCCGTCATCGCCACGCTGGCCGAAAAGCTCGCGAGCGTGAACTGGGAAAAAACTTCGATTGCTGCAGGCATCAAGGAAGTTTTGGCCGCACATTCTGTGAAAATGCCTGTGTTGGCCATGCCGGTTCGCGTCCTCGTGATGGGAACTGCGCAGACACCATCCCTCGATTCAGTGCTCGCAATTTTTTCTCGCGAAAAAGTCATCGAGCGTTTGAAAAGAGCCTGA
- the purF gene encoding amidophosphoribosyltransferase, translating to MCGIVGVVSNAPVNQLLYDALLLLQHRGQDAAGIVTLLERKFFMHKAKGMVRDVFRTRNMRALPGNVGLGQVRYPTAGNAYSEEEAQPFYVNAPFGIVLVHNGNLTNAHALRSELFSTDHRHTNTESDSEVLLNVLAHELERASRGVPLNPAEVFAAVKNMHKRLRGSYAVVSLIAGHGLLAFRDPYGIRPLCMGRNADGTVMVASESVALEGSGHVFERNIAPGEAVFIDLQGNVHSMQCAEAPTLNPCIFEFVYLARPDSVLDGISVYQARLNLGETLAKRVVSTVPPNQIDVIIPIPESSRPSATQLAHLLGVPYREGFVKNRYVGRTFIMPGQGVRKKSVRQKLNVIASEFKGRNVLLVDDSIVRGTTSREIVQMARDAGARKVYLASAAPPVRYPNVYGIDMPTKDELVAHDRTIEQIRELIGCDALIYQDVDAMKRAIGSLNPKLDGFDASCFDGVYVTGDIDTEAISRMNGNRPRIEETEEDSSRLALPNHSE from the coding sequence ATGTGTGGAATCGTCGGCGTTGTCAGCAACGCACCCGTCAATCAGCTGCTCTATGACGCCTTGCTGCTGCTGCAGCACCGCGGCCAGGACGCGGCCGGCATCGTCACCCTGCTCGAACGCAAGTTCTTCATGCACAAGGCCAAGGGCATGGTGCGCGACGTGTTCCGCACGCGCAACATGCGCGCGCTGCCGGGCAACGTGGGCCTGGGCCAGGTGCGCTACCCGACGGCGGGCAACGCCTACAGCGAAGAAGAGGCGCAGCCCTTTTACGTCAACGCGCCGTTCGGCATCGTGCTGGTGCACAACGGCAACCTGACCAACGCGCATGCGCTGCGTTCGGAGCTGTTCTCCACCGACCACCGCCACACCAACACCGAGAGCGACTCCGAAGTGCTGCTCAACGTGCTCGCGCACGAGCTTGAGCGCGCATCGCGCGGCGTGCCGCTGAACCCGGCCGAGGTGTTTGCCGCGGTCAAGAACATGCACAAGCGCCTGCGCGGCTCGTATGCCGTGGTGTCGCTGATCGCCGGCCACGGGCTACTGGCTTTCCGCGACCCCTACGGCATTCGCCCGCTCTGCATGGGACGCAACGCCGACGGCACCGTGATGGTGGCCAGCGAGTCGGTGGCGCTCGAAGGATCGGGCCATGTGTTCGAGCGCAACATCGCGCCCGGCGAAGCCGTGTTCATCGACCTGCAGGGCAACGTGCATTCGATGCAGTGCGCCGAGGCGCCCACGCTCAACCCCTGCATCTTCGAATTCGTGTACCTGGCGCGGCCCGACTCGGTGCTCGACGGCATCTCGGTGTACCAGGCGCGGCTCAACCTGGGCGAGACGCTGGCCAAGCGCGTGGTGTCCACCGTGCCGCCGAACCAGATCGACGTGATCATTCCGATTCCGGAATCGAGCCGACCGAGCGCCACGCAGCTTGCGCACCTGCTCGGCGTGCCCTACCGCGAAGGCTTCGTGAAGAACCGTTACGTCGGCCGCACCTTCATCATGCCGGGGCAGGGCGTGCGCAAGAAGTCGGTGCGCCAGAAGCTCAACGTGATTGCGAGCGAGTTCAAGGGCCGCAACGTGCTGTTGGTCGACGACTCGATCGTGCGCGGCACCACCAGCCGCGAAATCGTGCAGATGGCACGCGATGCCGGCGCACGCAAGGTCTACCTCGCCAGCGCCGCGCCGCCGGTGCGCTACCCCAACGTCTACGGCATCGACATGCCCACCAAGGACGAACTGGTGGCGCATGACCGCACCATCGAGCAGATCCGCGAGCTGATCGGTTGCGACGCACTCATCTATCAAGACGTCGATGCCATGAAGCGCGCCATCGGTTCGCTCAACCCCAAGCTCGATGGCTTCGACGCCTCCTGCTTCGACGGCGTGTACGTGACCGGCGACATCGACACCGAGGCGATCTCGCGCATGAACGGCAACCGTCCCCGCATCGAAGAGACCGAGGAAGATTCTTCGCGCCTCGCGCTTCCCAATCACAGCGAGTGA